A genomic stretch from Arachis stenosperma cultivar V10309 chromosome 3, arast.V10309.gnm1.PFL2, whole genome shotgun sequence includes:
- the LOC130966361 gene encoding uncharacterized protein LOC130966361, whose product MLQINIPFAEALEQMPHYAKFLKELMTRKRNWGEKETVVLTEECSAIIQKKLPQKMKDLGSFQIPCIIGDITIEKALCDLGASINLMSLNMMRMMRIEEAKPTRMALQLADRTFKFPHGVVEDLLVKVGKFIFPADFVVLDMEEETNTSIILGRPFLATAGAIVDVQKGELVLRLHEKKMVFNVVKSMSYLKEAIGECMMVDSIEQIVQRVLEEEQYEESIELEQQAPREEPP is encoded by the coding sequence ATGCTCCAAATCAACATACCATTTGCTGAAGCACTGGAGCAAATGCCCCATTACGCAAAGTTCCTGAAGGAGCTCatgacaagaaaaagaaactggGGTGAAAAGGAGACTGTAGTCTTAACTGaggagtgtagtgccatcatacAAAAGAAACTCCCCCAGAAAATGAAGGACTTAGGGAGTTTCcaaatcccctgcatcataggggataTCACTATTGAAAAGGCTTTATGTGACTTGGGGGCTAGCATCAATCTCATGTCCTTGAACATGATGAGAATGATGAGAattgaggaagccaaaccaacaagaatggcactcCAACTAGCTGACAGGACATTCAAGTTTCCACATGGAGTGGTGGAAGATTtattggtgaaggtgggaaaatTCATCTTCCCAGCTGACTTTGTTGTGCTGGATATGGAAGAAGAGACAAACACTTCAATtatcctaggaagaccattcctagctactgctggagccatcGTTGATGTGCAAAAAGGAGAACTAGTCTTGAGATTACATGAGAAAAAGATGGTCTTCAATGTAGTCAAGTCAATGAGCTATCTCAAGGAAGCAATAGGAGAATGCATGATGGTGGATAGCATAGAACAAATAGTCCAAAGAGTCTTGGAAGAAGAGCAATACGAAGAAAGTATAGAATTGGAGCAACAAGCACCACGTGAAGAACCACCATAA